A single window of Rhizophagus irregularis chromosome 32, complete sequence DNA harbors:
- a CDS encoding Ubiquitin-conjugating enzyme E2 15 variant 2, whose protein sequence is MASPATTLQSALLLQKQLKELSKHPVEGFSAGLVDNDNIYEWEIMIIGPPDTLYEGGFFKARMTFPKDYPLMPPKLRFISEMWHPNVYPDGEVCISILVRNILNPFFFIVYSIYAWDNLIPLLAPSW, encoded by the exons ATGGCGTCTCCAGCAACTACTCTACAATCCGCTCTCCTTCTTCAAAAGCAACTTAAAG AACTATCAAAACATCCCGTAGAAGGGTTTTCGGCAGGACTTGTTGACAACGATAACATTTATGAG tggGAGATTATGATTATTGGCCCACCAGATACTTTATA TGAAGGTGGGTTTTTCAAAGCAAGGATGACGTTTCCAAAG GATTATCCATTGATGCCTCCAAAGCTGAGATTCATATCTGAAATGTGGCACCCGAATG TTTACCCTGATGGCGAAGTTTGTATTTCAATCTTggtaagaaatatattaaatcctttcttttttatcgtATATTCAATATATGCTTGGGATAATCTTATTCCTTTATTAGCACCCTCCTGGTGA
- a CDS encoding Ubiquitin-conjugating enzyme E2 15 — protein sequence MIIGPPDTLYEGGFFKARMTFPKDYPLMPPKLRFISEMWHPNVYPDGEVCISILHPPGEDKYGYEDAGERWMPVHTVETILLSVISMLSTPNDESPANIEAAKDWREDYPAFKKKVQRIVRRSADML from the exons ATGATTATTGGCCCACCAGATACTTTATA TGAAGGTGGGTTTTTCAAAGCAAGGATGACGTTTCCAAAG GATTATCCATTGATGCCTCCAAAGCTGAGATTCATATCTGAAATGTGGCACCCGAATG TTTACCCTGATGGCGAAGTTTGTATTTCAATCTTg CACCCTCCTGGTGAAGATAAATATGGCTACGAGGATGCAGGTGAAAGATGGATGCCAGTGCATACAGTTGAGACCATTTTGTTGAGTGTTATCTCGATGCTTTCAACACCTAATGATGAATCTCCCGCAAATATCGAAGCTGCC AAAGACTGGCGTGAAGATTATCCGGCATTCAAGAAGAAAGTCCAACGTATAGTCCGAAGATCAGCTGATATGTTATAG
- a CDS encoding Ubiquitin-conjugating enzyme E2 15 variant 3, producing MASPATTLQSALLLQKQLKELSKHPVEGFSAGLVDNDNIYEWEIMIIGPPDTLYEGGFFKARMTFPKDYPLMPPKLRFISEMWHPNVYPDGEHPPGEDKYGYEDAGERWMPVHTVETILLSVISMLSTPNDESPANIEAAKDWREDYPAFKKKVQRIVRRSADML from the exons ATGGCGTCTCCAGCAACTACTCTACAATCCGCTCTCCTTCTTCAAAAGCAACTTAAAG AACTATCAAAACATCCCGTAGAAGGGTTTTCGGCAGGACTTGTTGACAACGATAACATTTATGAG tggGAGATTATGATTATTGGCCCACCAGATACTTTATA TGAAGGTGGGTTTTTCAAAGCAAGGATGACGTTTCCAAAG GATTATCCATTGATGCCTCCAAAGCTGAGATTCATATCTGAAATGTGGCACCCGAATG TTTACCCTGATGGCGAA CACCCTCCTGGTGAAGATAAATATGGCTACGAGGATGCAGGTGAAAGATGGATGCCAGTGCATACAGTTGAGACCATTTTGTTGAGTGTTATCTCGATGCTTTCAACACCTAATGATGAATCTCCCGCAAATATCGAAGCTGCC AAAGACTGGCGTGAAGATTATCCGGCATTCAAGAAGAAAGTCCAACGTATAGTCCGAAGATCAGCTGATATGTTATAG